The proteins below are encoded in one region of Telopea speciosissima isolate NSW1024214 ecotype Mountain lineage chromosome 10, Tspe_v1, whole genome shotgun sequence:
- the LOC122642677 gene encoding thioredoxin-like protein HCF164, chloroplastic, with the protein MARLASDFIGLYTLRLCPSLQLSQSSVLSPTSLRSLGRNNASRRLACMTKPDPSETQKSEELPVEPDSVKNNDSQAASSSQSAGFSEVPNKNFNRQIALASTIVAVGLFLSTRLDFGVSLKDLSVAAIPYEEALSNGRPTVVEFYADWCEVCRELAPDVYKVEQQYKGRVNFVMLNVDNTKWEQELDEFGVEGIPHFAFLDRDGNEEGNVVGRLPRQYLNENVDALARGEASIPHARVVGPYSSAEARKVHQVADPRSHG; encoded by the exons ATGGCGCGTTTAGCCTCCGACTTCATCGGCCTTTACACATTGCGATTGTGCCCATCTCTTCAACTTTCCCAATCATCGGTTCTCTCCCCAACCTCTCTTCGATCTCTGGGCAGAAATAACGCCTCTCGAAGGTTAGCTTGTATGACGAAGCCAGACCCATCTGAAACTCAGAAGTCG GAAGAGCTGCCTGTTGAACCTGATTCAGTCAAGAATAATGACAGCCAAGCTGCCTCGTCTTCCCAGAGTGCTGGATTCTCTGAAGTTCCAAACAAAAATTTCAACAGACAGATAGCTTTGGCTTCTACAATTGTAGCTGTGGGGCTTTTCTTGTCAACCAGGCttgattttggtgtttccttGAAGGACTTATCGGTGGCAGCCATACCCTATGAAGAG GCTCTATCAAATGGGAGGCCCACCGTTGTAGAGTTCTATGCAGATTGGTGTGAAGTATGTAGAGAACTTGCTCCAGATGTCTATAAAGTTGAGCAGCAGTACAA GGGCCGTGTGAATTTTGTTATGTTGAACGTTGACAACACAAAGTGGGAGCAGGAGCTTGATGAGTTTGGTGTTGAGGGTATCCCACATTTCGCATTTCTGGACAGAGATGGGAATGAGGAGGGGAACGTTGTGGGGAGGCTTCCAAGACAGTATTTGAATGAGAATGTGGATGCCCTCGCACGGGGAGAAGCTTCAATACCTCATGCTCGGGTTGTGGGACCATACTCCAGTGCTGAGGCAAGGAAGGTGCACCAAGTTGCTGATCCTAGAAGCCATGGTTAG